The following are encoded together in the Deltaproteobacteria bacterium genome:
- the mnmE gene encoding tRNA uridine-5-carboxymethylaminomethyl(34) synthesis GTPase MnmE — protein MSLEQDTIAAIATPLGNGAIGIVRMSGSQSLSIAQRIFRPHKKHFLSHHIYYGHIVDKREEIIDEVLLSIMKAPHSYTTEDMVEINCHGGIIVLKKVLSILLENGARMAQPGEFTKMAFLNGRIDLLQAEAVAEVISAKTERALIICQNQLSGKLSQIVRGLREKLLLLLSYNEVMIDYPEEDYSNISIESKLKIVDDIYGVLDKLLQSASIGINIVSGVTLSIVGKPNVGKSSLLNALLNDERAIVTDIPGTTRDVISEYITLNGVPFRILDTAGIRKTEGLIESLGVERSKNSIEKADIVVFVLDVSRELDEEDKVIIDLLKNASCRKVIFANKVDLDKKINKEKLADFFPQCPIVEGCLLDNRGLDKLKKEIYGQIISYNVNDSEIAVTNERQKKTLEKAMGKIPILRRHIKDNIDPALISIEIQFIIDALGELIGNVTTEDMLDKMFSTFCLGK, from the coding sequence ATGAGCTTAGAACAGGATACGATAGCAGCTATAGCTACGCCTTTAGGAAATGGCGCGATAGGTATAGTGAGAATGAGTGGTTCTCAATCATTGTCCATTGCTCAAAGGATATTTCGTCCTCATAAGAAACATTTTTTATCACATCACATATATTATGGACATATCGTAGATAAAAGAGAAGAGATTATAGATGAGGTCTTGCTTTCAATAATGAAAGCACCTCATTCCTATACCACAGAAGACATGGTGGAAATAAACTGTCATGGTGGAATAATAGTTTTAAAAAAGGTTTTAAGTATATTGCTTGAAAATGGTGCTCGTATGGCTCAGCCCGGTGAGTTTACAAAGATGGCCTTTCTAAATGGTAGAATTGATCTTTTACAGGCAGAGGCGGTAGCAGAGGTGATTTCAGCTAAAACTGAAAGAGCTTTAATAATCTGTCAGAACCAGCTTTCAGGGAAGCTTTCTCAAATTGTGAGAGGGTTGAGAGAAAAGCTGTTACTGCTCCTTTCTTATAATGAAGTGATGATAGATTATCCAGAAGAAGACTACTCCAACATTTCAATAGAGAGCAAATTAAAGATAGTGGATGATATTTATGGTGTGTTGGATAAGCTCTTGCAGTCTGCCTCTATAGGTATAAATATTGTAAGTGGCGTTACCTTGTCTATAGTGGGGAAACCAAATGTAGGCAAATCTTCTCTTCTCAACGCTTTATTAAATGATGAACGGGCGATTGTAACAGATATTCCCGGTACGACGAGAGATGTGATATCCGAATATATTACTTTAAATGGTGTGCCGTTTAGGATTTTAGATACAGCAGGTATAAGAAAAACAGAAGGTTTAATAGAAAGTTTGGGAGTAGAACGTAGTAAAAATTCCATAGAAAAAGCAGATATAGTGGTTTTTGTTCTGGATGTATCGAGAGAATTGGATGAGGAAGATAAAGTTATTATAGATTTGCTGAAGAATGCCTCCTGCAGAAAGGTTATATTTGCGAATAAAGTAGATTTAGACAAGAAAATAAATAAAGAGAAATTGGCAGATTTTTTCCCTCAATGTCCCATAGTAGAAGGTTGTCTTTTAGATAACAGAGGCTTGGATAAATTGAAGAAGGAAATTTACGGGCAGATTATTTCTTATAATGTGAATGACAGCGAGATTGCCGTTACAAATGAGAGACAAAAGAAAACATTAGAAAAAGCCATGGGGAAAATTCCGATTTTAAGACGACACATTAAAGACAACATAGACCCTGCTCTAATTTCTATAGAAATACAGTTTATTATAGATGCTTTGGGTGAGTTGATAGGAAATGTAACCACAGAAGATATGTTAGATAAAATGTTTTCTACATTTTGCCTGGGGAAATAG
- the purU gene encoding formyltetrahydrofolate deformylase: MDSLRNHAVLLLSCPDKKGIVASVSQFIYEHKGNIVHADQYTDTEKGQFFMRIEWEMNGFDLGRQEMSRAFSSLAQRFQVDWRLYFTDDIPNMAIFVSKASHCLYEILLRHSAGEFVTNIKLIIGNHPDLSPVAKTFGIPFYVFPINSQTKMTVEKKELALLKEHNIDLIALARYMQILTPQFISHYPNCIINIHHSFLPAFAGSHPYRQARERGVKVIGATSHYVTGELDAGPIIEQDVIRVTHRDSIEDLIYKGRDIEKIVFSRAIKLHLENRILVYGNKTIVFSS, translated from the coding sequence ATGGATTCATTACGAAATCATGCTGTTCTGTTGCTTTCTTGTCCTGATAAAAAGGGCATTGTAGCCTCAGTTTCTCAATTTATTTATGAACATAAGGGAAATATTGTCCACGCTGATCAATACACGGACACAGAAAAAGGGCAATTTTTTATGCGGATTGAATGGGAAATGAATGGTTTTGATTTAGGAAGACAAGAGATGTCAAGGGCGTTTAGTTCTTTGGCTCAACGTTTTCAGGTAGATTGGCGCCTATATTTTACAGATGATATCCCCAACATGGCTATCTTTGTTTCAAAAGCATCTCATTGCTTGTATGAAATTCTTCTACGGCATAGTGCAGGTGAGTTTGTGACCAATATTAAGTTAATTATTGGCAATCATCCAGATTTAAGTCCAGTGGCAAAAACCTTTGGAATTCCCTTTTATGTATTTCCAATTAATTCACAAACAAAGATGACAGTGGAAAAAAAGGAGTTGGCTCTTCTTAAAGAACACAATATAGATTTAATTGCACTTGCACGCTATATGCAAATCTTAACGCCACAATTTATTTCCCACTATCCAAACTGTATTATCAACATTCATCACTCATTTTTACCTGCCTTTGCAGGTTCTCATCCTTACCGTCAGGCCAGGGAAAGAGGAGTGAAAGTCATTGGGGCTACCAGCCATTATGTAACTGGTGAACTTGATGCTGGGCCGATCATTGAACAGGATGTAATTCGGGTTACGCATAGAGATTCTATAGAGGACTTAATTTACAAAGGTAGAGATATAGAAAAGATAGTGTTTTCTCGAGCAATAAAGCTACATCTGGAAAATAGAATCTTGGTGTATGGAAACAAAACCATTGTTTTTAGCAGTTGA
- a CDS encoding PD-(D/E)XK nuclease family protein, with protein sequence MKLIKIPIQQPFLKTAVSYFLKENESFLPDFSSLCCVFPSKRAAYYFKKRLLKEIDSVFIPPRLFSIVEFYDWLLLSSGEERVFPGKPTLNLLLWNVLKNYRKELENLNASKELWEDFLKFVTIGVKLGSFFQELEKEEINFDDLKKEALYSDYEKHIDLLQNVFVSYKKILKANGFLDDAERLKKVEEFVSTSPVLPLSKLYFSGFLAITKKEKKILNTLSRLFTVDWIISWEENDFVYKNIEGLKLDETIELSYCPYPQILPEVEVFQCQNTMEEIAFVIKAIERTDKKNIPLNEIAVILPDESLAMPLISFLEKMGIPYNYSSGLPFKTSLSYVFVKSLCDVREADFYCAEFLSFLRHPFLKMMNEYAKKVEENIENEKKVRFDIFTEHIEGYEEIEVLLREIFSLCDTNKIETFCQKLRHILDKYSRESINIYERDAYHEILDEMDFVANLNKDDFSDQLQGSCQQMFHLSDFHSIVHLFLSLGNEKRISLYGERENGIQLLGVLEARGIDFKAIIVPSLTEGVFPKKSEKEYFLNTYIRKRVGLPTADDREALFACYFDELSKAHPYVYFASRVNEKKGQEESRFLYPFQSKKIDAKILFPQAVVQTNVTFAGNCKAVVQKSINTKKELTLPRKKDFREKLLNINYSATSVNDFLFCPYKFYLKNVVGIPEPRKWKGEMEAVDYGVIVHDALKKIYQKGKSWSELKQLFEKELLSKTATFYDEWRMKMYIKKFENFFNEEEKRFNEGWKIKELEMRRKAEYRLKNDTLIKIKGIIDRIDVRDGEYAILDYKTGYIKKTYIKKKNELVNVQLPFYALLLDKTGYTKAENIVQLGFYDLKKDFCLKAEKIDIKKFQDELDEIFALILDEDCPFCFTEQEEKCNMCFYKTICKRWLKW encoded by the coding sequence ATGAAATTGATAAAAATTCCCATTCAACAACCCTTTCTGAAAACAGCAGTGAGCTATTTTCTAAAAGAAAATGAGAGTTTTTTGCCCGATTTTTCTTCTCTCTGTTGTGTTTTTCCTTCAAAAAGGGCTGCTTATTACTTTAAGAAAAGGTTGTTAAAAGAAATAGATAGTGTATTTATTCCTCCGAGGTTATTTTCCATCGTAGAGTTTTACGATTGGTTGCTATTAAGTAGCGGTGAAGAAAGAGTATTTCCTGGAAAACCTACCTTAAATCTCCTTTTGTGGAATGTACTGAAAAATTATAGAAAAGAATTAGAAAATCTAAATGCAAGCAAGGAGCTATGGGAAGATTTTTTAAAGTTTGTAACTATCGGTGTAAAATTGGGGAGTTTTTTTCAAGAGCTGGAAAAAGAAGAGATAAATTTTGATGATCTGAAGAAAGAAGCTTTGTACAGCGATTATGAAAAGCATATAGATCTTTTGCAGAATGTATTTGTTTCTTACAAAAAGATATTAAAGGCAAATGGGTTTCTGGATGATGCAGAAAGATTAAAAAAGGTAGAGGAATTTGTATCTACATCACCTGTTTTACCTTTGAGTAAATTGTATTTTTCTGGTTTTCTGGCTATAACAAAGAAGGAAAAAAAGATACTAAATACCCTTTCCAGATTATTTACTGTAGACTGGATAATCTCGTGGGAAGAAAACGATTTTGTGTACAAAAATATTGAAGGATTAAAGCTTGATGAAACTATAGAACTGTCTTATTGTCCTTACCCACAAATTTTACCTGAGGTGGAGGTTTTTCAATGTCAAAACACGATGGAAGAAATAGCATTTGTCATAAAGGCAATAGAAAGAACAGACAAGAAGAACATTCCCCTAAATGAAATTGCCGTCATTTTACCCGATGAATCCCTGGCTATGCCTCTTATCTCATTTTTAGAGAAGATGGGTATTCCTTACAACTATTCCTCTGGTTTGCCCTTTAAGACATCGTTGAGTTATGTATTTGTAAAAAGTCTATGCGATGTTAGAGAAGCTGATTTTTATTGTGCTGAGTTCTTGTCTTTTTTGAGGCATCCTTTTTTAAAAATGATGAATGAATATGCCAAAAAAGTGGAAGAAAATATAGAAAATGAGAAAAAGGTGAGATTTGACATATTTACCGAGCATATAGAAGGGTATGAGGAGATAGAAGTACTTTTAAGAGAAATCTTTTCTCTGTGTGATACAAATAAAATAGAGACATTTTGCCAAAAATTGAGACATATTCTGGATAAATATAGTAGAGAGTCTATCAATATTTATGAAAGAGACGCCTATCATGAGATTTTAGATGAAATGGATTTTGTTGCAAATCTCAATAAAGATGATTTCTCTGATCAACTGCAGGGCAGTTGTCAGCAAATGTTCCATTTGTCTGATTTTCATTCTATTGTTCATCTATTTTTGAGTTTGGGTAATGAAAAGCGTATTTCTCTTTATGGAGAAAGGGAAAACGGCATACAGCTGCTCGGCGTGCTGGAAGCGAGAGGTATAGATTTTAAAGCGATAATCGTTCCTTCACTGACGGAGGGTGTGTTTCCAAAAAAGAGTGAAAAAGAATATTTCCTCAACACCTATATTAGAAAGCGGGTGGGCCTTCCCACAGCAGACGATAGAGAAGCTTTATTTGCGTGTTATTTTGATGAACTTTCAAAAGCCCATCCTTATGTCTATTTTGCCTCTCGGGTAAATGAAAAAAAGGGACAGGAAGAGAGTCGCTTTTTGTATCCATTTCAGTCTAAGAAGATAGATGCCAAAATTCTTTTTCCTCAAGCAGTTGTTCAGACAAATGTAACATTTGCTGGCAACTGCAAGGCAGTTGTCCAGAAAAGCATCAATACAAAAAAAGAATTAACATTACCAAGAAAGAAAGATTTTCGTGAAAAATTGTTAAATATCAATTATTCTGCTACCTCTGTAAATGATTTTCTCTTTTGTCCCTATAAATTCTATCTAAAGAATGTGGTGGGCATCCCTGAACCACGAAAATGGAAGGGAGAGATGGAAGCGGTAGATTATGGGGTTATTGTACATGATGCTTTGAAAAAGATTTATCAAAAAGGTAAGTCGTGGTCTGAGTTAAAACAACTGTTTGAAAAAGAATTGCTCTCAAAAACCGCTACATTTTACGATGAATGGCGAATGAAAATGTATATTAAAAAGTTTGAAAACTTTTTTAATGAGGAAGAAAAGCGATTCAACGAAGGATGGAAGATAAAAGAACTGGAGATGAGGAGAAAAGCTGAATATCGACTAAAAAACGATACCCTGATAAAGATAAAGGGAATAATAGATCGCATAGATGTAAGAGATGGGGAATATGCTATTTTGGATTACAAGACAGGATATATAAAAAAAACTTATATAAAAAAGAAGAATGAACTTGTGAATGTTCAGTTACCGTTCTATGCATTGCTTTTAGATAAAACGGGATATACAAAGGCGGAAAATATTGTGCAATTGGGATTTTACGACCTGAAGAAGGATTTTTGTTTAAAGGCAGAAAAGATAGATATAAAAAAATTCCAGGACGAATTAGACGAGATATTTGCTCTTATCTTAGATGAAGATTGCCCTTTTTGTTTTACAGAGCAGGAGGAAAAATGCAATATGTGCTTTTATAAAACAATCTGCAAGAGATGGCTTAAATGGTAG
- the rsmG gene encoding 16S rRNA (guanine(527)-N(7))-methyltransferase RsmG → MSEILSEEKFTELFRNCLYEIDIEGKNADNFWLYMQLLFKWNRKINLFSASFENLVKYQLCESLLLFKVIKDEDRGKLLDVGSGAGFPGLAAKIYEPDMYVTLVESNGKKAAFLRFVCATLKLSCDIRNERFEKMKFDSFYNYVSLRAVSINSFILKKIREICNGYFFHFTTTSSLPLHGLKLACKLPFCHHVLNVYQL, encoded by the coding sequence ATGTCGGAAATCTTAAGTGAAGAAAAATTTACAGAGTTGTTTAGAAATTGCCTTTATGAAATTGACATAGAAGGAAAAAATGCAGATAACTTCTGGTTGTATATGCAGCTACTTTTTAAATGGAACAGAAAGATAAATCTTTTTTCTGCTTCCTTTGAAAATTTAGTCAAATATCAGTTGTGTGAATCACTCTTGTTATTTAAAGTAATAAAAGATGAAGATAGAGGGAAGCTGTTAGATGTTGGTTCTGGGGCAGGTTTTCCGGGGTTAGCTGCCAAGATATATGAACCTGATATGTATGTTACACTTGTAGAATCAAACGGGAAAAAAGCTGCCTTCCTTCGGTTTGTATGCGCAACACTTAAACTTTCTTGTGATATAAGGAACGAGAGATTTGAAAAGATGAAATTTGACTCTTTTTATAATTATGTGAGTTTAAGGGCAGTATCCATTAATTCTTTTATCTTGAAAAAGATAAGAGAAATTTGCAACGGCTATTTCTTTCATTTTACAACTACCTCTTCTTTACCATTACATGGACTGAAGCTTGCATGTAAGTTGCCATTTTGTCATCATGTCTTAAATGTTTACCAGTTATAA
- a CDS encoding helix-turn-helix transcriptional regulator yields the protein MCEKIKSLRKKKGYTLKVLADKVGCTDAYISQIETGKAVPSISILKKLAESLNEDMRDLICDERREDKIFLNAKERTKIIYPESKIRAELLVKKITTKAMEPLYKVIPVGESSKGIHQHEGEEFGYILKGSLELCVEDQKKVLYKGDSFYFNAHKPHSYKNVGDEDVETIWVVVPPVL from the coding sequence ATGTGTGAAAAAATTAAGTCTTTGAGAAAGAAAAAGGGTTATACTTTAAAAGTTTTAGCAGACAAAGTGGGATGTACGGATGCTTATATCTCTCAGATAGAAACAGGCAAAGCTGTTCCTTCTATCTCTATTTTAAAAAAATTGGCTGAGTCTTTAAATGAAGACATGAGAGATTTAATATGTGATGAAAGAAGGGAAGATAAAATATTTCTTAATGCTAAAGAAAGAACAAAAATCATCTATCCGGAGAGTAAGATACGAGCAGAACTGCTGGTTAAAAAAATTACCACCAAAGCTATGGAACCTTTGTATAAGGTGATACCTGTTGGCGAGAGCAGTAAGGGAATACATCAACATGAAGGAGAAGAATTCGGTTATATACTGAAGGGTAGCTTGGAATTATGTGTGGAAGACCAAAAAAAGGTACTTTATAAAGGAGATAGTTTTTACTTCAACGCACATAAACCGCATTCCTATAAGAATGTCGGAGATGAAGATGTAGAAACAATTTGGGTTGTTGTACCACCTGTATTATAA